In Manis javanica isolate MJ-LG chromosome X, MJ_LKY, whole genome shotgun sequence, the DNA window TGATAATTATATTAGTTGGAGGATCTCGAGGGTTCAGGCAgatttctgaaaaaaacaaatacactaCTTTAATATAGTATTTAACATATATGAGAGAATATACATGTGCATGAACTATACAGCTAAATAATAGACTGAACACATTTGAGTCCACCACTAAATCTAAGAACTAGACCATAATcaatagttttcttctttttcccacatTATCACATCCATTTATCTCCCCACCAAAGGTTAATCAACAGAAATTAGGAAGGGCCCTTTCAAGATTGTAGCAATTGGCAACATTTGAATATTGACTATAGGTTAGAACTACAGTACTTTATCATTcttaaatttcctgattttgattattgtagtGGGGTAATAGAATGTTCTTGTTCATAGGAAATAAGGACTGAAATATTACTGAagtgtttagagataaagtgataTATAGGATGAGTACCTACTTTCAGGTGATTCTGAGGACAGTGTGTGGGGGGacgagagagaatgagaaagagagagagagaggaaacgTTAGAGCaacaataaatgttaaaaattgttGAATCTGTGTATCTGTGTGAAGGGtatataggagttctttatactACTCTTTTAAGTTTTATGTAAGCTTGaaactattccaaaataaaatgctGACAGAAGCCTTTCTAACAGCACCTCATTGTAAGGGAAAACTATATCAAAGTCATTAACTTAACAGTGTAATAGAAGGTGTGCGTCACCTTCTAAGTGCAATGGAGAGTCACTGGAGAGATTGAGGCAGAAGAGTTTAAGGCATGATctacttccattttaaaaagctggcTTTGACATGACAATACTGGTTACTTTTGGAGTAGGCTATTGACCAGAGGAGGGCATGATGGAGCCTTTTGGCGTGcttaaaatgttctgtatcttaatcggtgtgtgtgtgtatacatatatgtatgtatttatatatatatatgtttatgtgtgtgtgtatgtgtgtgtgtgtgtatatatatatatatatatatatatatatatatatatatatatatatacatatactaacCTGTATTTGTAAGACTTTCCTACTTTACTGTGTACACAGTATACCTTAACAGGAAAGCTCTGAAAGCAAAAAAACACAccataaacaaaagagaaaagggacAGTGTGAGAGAAGAACCTGCAATATTTAGACAAAAACTTAACACCCATTAGCAAACAAATCCtggaaatgaatttgaaaaagtcaaaaacataattaaaaacagTATGATATGGGAAAATGGGAATGTTATTTAGTACAACCTTTTCAGAAGGTGATTGGTCAACATCCATTAAAAATTCAATACTCTATAACGAGCAATTTCCCTTCCAGCAATCCATCCATTCAACAGAAATACATGAACATAATGAACAAATATGTATAAAACCTAATGATGTTCAGCACTGGATCTAAACCTGAAAAAACCAATAACTACTATAATGACAAATTATTCATTCACATGGGCGTGATTTTATATAATCACTGCCTCCACACTGCAGAAGAATATATGTATGGATGTACATTAAAGATGCCTGGGATATTGGGAATAGTAAATCATGCAATAccatacaattatttttttcaaagttataCACCAAACTGCTGACAATTTGGAGTTTTGAAAGGGGGGAGGTAAAAGGGGTCTTTCACTCCAccccaacattttatttaaaactttcaaaCACACAGCAAACCTGAAAGAACACCAATACATCACTTCCAGATTTTGTCATTTTACTCTACTTGGGTCTTACATTTTTAATACAATATACTTCTAAATGTGTAGTTTGGATTTTTTAGCACATGGCTATCACTTTTTGTAGCAACAATATGGTTTCAATAATGAATAGATATTactttcataatcagaaaaattaaatagtttTACAAATTACTTCCCCCTTAAATCTTCTTCTACACACTGATTTTTCATTTGTACAAccaattctaaaaaataaaatgatcaacaCTTAGAGTAGTATGGCCAGGCTGCCTTACTGCATGCTTGACACAAAAATCATTCCGTTATGTCATCCCTGAAATGATGAACCTGTTTTTAAAGCTTCAGTTATTTAAATTACCTTTGGCTACACATTTCTAAAACACCTTTTCCTCCTTATAACTGGATATTACTTTAACTGCACTTTTTGATACAGTCATCTTTTCACTTGCAAGTTCGTTGATGTTACACGTCATAGTAAGGTTATGATCTAGCATTATGACTATAATGCGGGAAAAACCACCTGAAAAGCAGTAAATGTAGAAAATTATCATCTTTCTCCCTTCAgtacttttgctttctttttttgcattttatttcctccacaTTCCATGCTCATACATGCCAGTTGTTAACTATCATTTCCCTTCATCTCTAAGACATGAAACACATTTTAGAGCAATTGCTGATGATGAGCTGGCATTTTCAGGTTAACTTCCTACTTCTGATACAGAAGAATTGAACTTCTCAGATCACTACTATCCGTGctaagaaataagaaacaaaaacatgagAATTCTAAGCATTCCCGCAGAAATCACACATTCAAAAAGGCAGTATTTATATAAATGCTACACTCAAAGACACAATGGCATTTCATTAATGTAAACTATTAAAGAATAAATCAAGAAACATCCTTTTTGAATAAAAAAGGTTTAAAACATGCAAAACccacaaatatttaaaacttttatgcCTAATTCAAATCTACGCACTCTCCAACCAACACCAAAAGTACTATTTCCACAAATGGAATGGCAATGAAACTACGACTAATTCCACTGTAGTCAAAAACATAATGAACACAAGCGGAATACTAACTGCAAATCAGGATGTTTGCCAGATCAGATGTAAACTGTTTCAGGCATAAAAGCCAGCCTTGGGCTGTGCAAATTTCATTAAGTGAGCGCCACTCTGTTATTCAGGAAAACTTGTCTCCTACCGCTCGTGTGGCTTGTAATACTTCAACAATACCAAAGcacctccttttcctttcccattaACGCCAAGCtcctaaaaactattttttaacccTCCGTTGTTGCCTCTAATTCCTTACCATAACAACTGTGTTCCTCAGGTTGCTTGTTCCTTAGCCAGATATCTCCATACGGGTCTTCCTTATTCCACAGCGCCAGGTAATGACTCCTACCGCCCCTTCAAGGCCTCTTTTGCATCTCCTCGTGCGCACTATTTCTAAAGGGAGTTTCTAAAGAAAGAGTGTCCAAGGTCTTCCCACAGTGGACGCTATCTATGCACAGGATCCCCTGGCCTGTTCTTCTCTCGTTGTAAAGACACGAGACTCTGGAAATTCTCAGTTCTATGCCaacattcagaatatttttgtaCACGAGATCGTTTAGGCTGGGGACCAGGTAGCACTGCTGGTACACCCTGTCGGAGATCGTCACATCAAAGCAGTAAAGAGGCGGTTTCGGTATCCGGTCGCGTGGCTCATCCCCTAACAGGTACCTTTGGACAGCCAGCACAGCGACAGGCACCACCTCCGAAGGGGTGATCCACTGGAGAGGTGAGTCCGTTCTTTGCTCAAGAACATTTCGGATCCAGGACTTGGGCCCTTGGGCCCCGGCCCTTCGGATCACCCCTCCCAGGACGCTAGCCCCACTTCTCTCACGGTTCGGCCGGTCTAGCCTAGCATGTGTGGGGCTGGCTTCAGGCTGGCCTAACTCACCAGACGTGATCGTCAGGCCACTGACTACCCTCTTCACTCCCCAAAGCGAATTTTCCCAGTTCAAAGCAAGACAGTAAGAAACCGCGCGCTTGGGCGACGATCGCTACCCAGCCGGGCCGACTGAAAAGGCTCCTCCCCCGAAGGGGGCTGCACGTCGTTTCGCGTGTGCGCGTGTCGGCTCTCTAGCCCCGCCCCTAGATCGGCGCACTTCCCTCGCTCAGGCGCTGTTACTAGGCAGCCACGAGCGCGGTTACGTAGCAGGTCCTCGGTTCTGGTGCCCGCGGGATTGCCACGGGAGGGGTAGCAGGAAAAGCATTGGTCGCCCTGGGTCCCGAAGCGTAGcaagagggaggggaaggagcgCTCGTGGCCCCTCTAGTAGGGAGGACGCCGAAAGGCAATGGAAAAGAGAAGGTGGACGTACGCGGGGTGCAAGTAGTCATAGCTCAGGGGTTTGAGGGTTTGAGCCTTGGAACACCAACAGAAAGTAAATCAGAGTTGGTATAGTGAATATATATTGAATGTGTATATACATTAATTGCTGTGCTCTGATATATACTGCACGTATGTATCACTGAATGTGATAATATGGGTTTCCTTTACTACGAACAAACACAGATAATGTATACACAGCCTAGCCCAGAAAGTCCTCCCTAAAAGCACTTTGCTGAATGCACGGTTGGTGAATTATTGAGTACTGCAAacgaaaacaaaaaaaaattgtagaactGGCTTGGTAAAGAGCTGCCTTTTGATTAGACtccttaaaatgtatttatgttttaaacAATATCTGGCTTAAAATACAACTAGGGTGTGCAATTTTAGAAACCACTCCTAAACTACAAAGAAGGTATATGGAACGAATGTAAAGTGTTAAAGCTGTAAGAATACTCGGAATTAATAGTTAGATGTACCAATATACACAAAATGTGCTAAGTGTCTTATGAATACTTTTCAAAGCTGGTTATAGACTTTTTTTGATCAATCTCCCTTTGCTATTTCATGACTGTTGGTTTACTTTGAAGTACCTAGTATGAGGCAGCACTGTTTTAGCTCATTGGGGATAATAGTAGTCAGGCTCCTTTATCAAGCTTCTTCTCATAGCCTAGGATGAAGAACCTTGCCATTATTAATCTTTAACTAATTCACTCACTCTGCACATATTTCTTGAGTGCCTGCTCTGGGCAAGGCAAGGTCTTGCTATGGACACCAACAAACACAAGAAGGCAGCTGAGGGGGCAgaagttaatattttatatagaGTATGATTAAAGAAGGGTTCATTAAGAGACTGAACAGAATGGAGACCTAAGGAGGTGAGGAAGTGTGTATGTGGGTATCTTGGGAAAGGGCAGTTGagtcagagggaacagcaagagcAGGTACTATGAGAGCAGAATACTTGGTATTTCCAAGGAAATGCAAAAGTCAGTTGGCTGGAGTGGAGGGGTGAGGGGGACAGTGCCAGGAGATGAAGTCAGAAAGTAGCAGTGTTGTAGGCTTTTCTCTGTTTCAAGCAGGAGGGACATACTTCAGATTGAGCCATATTTCTACCGATAAGCAATTCATTCTGGAATGATGTTTCCCTTATCTCTGTCACCTTGTTACAGCACTCATTTACCATTTGTCACCTAATACTGTGatgaacaaaatttaaatactGTGAATAAAGCAAAACATCTAATGTATGTAGTTTGTCTCTCTAACTCTGGGTTTGCCAACCTGACATtcttgacattttgggccagaaaattatttcttgtgGGGGTGTCTTGTTCACTGggggatgtttagcagcattcctggcctctacccactagctCCCTGTAGCACTACCCTCCCCCACAAGTTGTGACAACTAAAAATATCTTCAGACCTTGACAAATATTCCCCCAGGGGAAGACAGCATCACCCCTTGTTTCAAACCACTAATTTAACTAATTTAAGCCTTTTAAGAGCAGAAACTGATTCATTCTTTAGAATTTCCCATAGTTCTTTCACTACTGCTATGCATAAATAGCAtccagtattttaaataaataaaacctataATTCCCACTGCCTCTCCACTTAAGGGAATATATGTATGTGTCCTCTCTATAAACAATACAATAACAAATATCCaaacttagaaaacaaaaaataagctcCCTGAGTTTCGGTACTTTATGTTCACTGCTGAATCTCCAGTGCTAAAATAAGTATCTAGCAGATAGTAGGTGTTCAACAgtaattgttgaatgaaaaaaggaaatgacagaTTTTTATTGGATTTACTGCAAGAGTCATTAAATATCAACTACCTAACTACCTCTATTGTTTAGCCACAAAGAACTGGTTTGAAATCTTCCATATCTGCTCCATTACCTCTCCCAAACTATATAGTCAGTGGAATTGATACctaataatactgtatcatcATATTCTGGGGCCTTCCAGCTAATTCATAGAAGATGAATATTGGCAATGCTGCCCAGGAGTTGGGTAATTACTGGAATTGGGAGGAAATAgcacccatttttttttgttttggtttttacaaTACTTCACACAATACAGATATACAGTGACTGAGGCAcatatttggtgtcttttgtatTGCTCTACCAACAATCTACTGATAATGTATCTCCCCAAGATGTCTACTTGAGTACGTATCACACCTACGTGTGAATGTCCCCTGACGTAGTATTATATTATGATAACTTGCTTAAGATTAATTACACAATAGAgtaagagaaataattttttgacCCAATAATacgttactgatttttttctcccctcagaTCCCCACAATTTGTTATAGTGGCCCCTAGAGCTTAAAATAGTAAAAGCAGTCAATATAATCATTGCATAAAATGGCTATGTTCTAAGATATTCAAAACGCATAAATAcatcataaaatttattttgtggtCCACTAAATTTGGTGCAGATATCAGCCATGTGGATTTTCCTCAACATTAAAACTGGACTCATAAAAGTAATCACAGTTGTTGAAAAGttagttattatgaataaagtgcTTAAAACACCAGCACATACCAAGAGTTCAATAAGCGCTAGCTactgttactattattttaaaaggagGCATAACATAAAAATCACAGAGTGCTGGAACATTAGATACCCACTAGTTCAGAGTTCCTCTAATTGTGGCTTGTAAAGCTATAAATGAGGTCATGAAGTCAATTATTGGGTCACAGTCATcaattaaaaatctgaaaaaaaacagaaaatgcaagTACATCACGCATAGTGAGAGTAAGGATTGCTTCATAATACTTTTGTTTCAGATTTGTtggcatgtatatgtgtatactgGATTGTGatgtaaaatgtttttcttactatAGACTGTGACCAGAAATGTTCAAAAACAATTGCTATAGTTCAACCCCCCGCCCCtcttattagaagaaagaaattagTCTTAGAAAAGGGGACTTACATGACCAAGATCACATAACAATAAGTGACAGAGAATCAGGACTACTAGCCAAGTCTTATTACAAAGCCAATATCCTTtccataacataaaattattatGTTGGTCATCtctcaatatatacaaaaaaaaatgcacaccCAAAATAAGCAGTcccaaatacatgaagcaaatgtTCGACACACAAGAAGGAGAAATAGTAACACAAAAATAAGAGGGGCTTCCATACCTAGCTCCCAGTTATGTATgaaacaaccagacagaagatcgACATGGTAGCAGATGACTTCCACAACATGAAAGACCAATTGTACGTAACAGACATTACAGAGCACTCAGCTCAGTAACAGCAGAATCCACATGGAACGTTCCCCAAGGAAGCCCACggaacaagtcttaacaaatttaggAAGATGAAGTCTCACAAAATACCTTCTTCacccacaatggaatgaaactaaaaatcaatagCAGAAGGAAAACACG includes these proteins:
- the LOC108408261 gene encoding LOW QUALITY PROTEIN: RPA-related protein RADX-like (The sequence of the model RefSeq protein was modified relative to this genomic sequence to represent the inferred CDS: inserted 1 base in 1 codon; substituted 2 bases at 2 genomic stop codons); the encoded protein is MAAEEVNAAKGALFEARGHERSFPSLLLRFGTQGDQCFSCYPSRGNPAGTRTEDLLRNRARGCLVTAPERGKCADLGAGLESRHAHTRNDRSSPKRAVSYCLALNWENSLWGVKRVVSGLTITSGELGQPEASPTHARLDRPNRERSGASVLGGVIRRAGAQGPKSWIRNVLEQRTDSPLQWITPSEVVPVAVLAVQRYLLGDEPRDRIPKPPLYCFDVTISDRVYQQCYLVPSLNDLVYKNILNVGIELRISRVSCLYNERRTGQGILCIDSVHCGKTLDTLSLETPFRNSAHEEMQKRPXRGGRSHYLALWNKEDPYGDIWLRNKQPEEHSCYEICLNPRDPPTNIIIIPEKXVKPEWRLPKLNHHFTTRSELDDMPENHICDVIGILVFVGRVQRSKQKENCEDFWSYGWIHTADGTSEQPFIVELFSMSQPEISENIYPMTDFMCTQLKVVRNDTQVPKLLYLTTTNERQIFIIGHKSRPYSSDTKXKNFLQWSKEKTDSGEMKNTIIGVYYVYPPVPEIFLKYKSSVKVESLFTALNELRSDIEDLQYREQKRIAIQGIITVIKYVPTNCATESASASETFRLGCQTINSISLKAL